CAATTGAGGGAGGGCAAGCTCATGCTTCACCACTGGCAGATGCGCTGAGGGAGAAGCACccggctcctcctccttgtcaATCTCAACGTGGCTTTGAATTAGCCAGTTAGGAATGCAGGTCCTTgttagtttggaagattcatttgggaaatgtggccggagtgaccctttgagatgctgTGGAAGCAGAGTCGGGAGTCCCTGTGGCATGAGAGATAATGACGTAAtcaataaagaaatccttgttcctttgagcatttagcacaatgctggtaattcacggaaacccatgatccagaatatgttacacccttgaatgttggaaggagttctgcctgccttgtgttcctttaaccacgtttGGATTTGACCCAATGAAATTAGTGTGGTCCTCCAATATGGGAAAAGGGTTCAGTTCCTTCCTTccgtgattccttccttctcttatcctctccttctgtgtttcctcccttccttccacctttcctttcttctttcctttttcgctttgtttaccttgagccagaggtatgcggcttcatgtctaaccttttgcttcttctttcttgaccaggacacgagagttctctggagccacccctgccgtgatgggaaacgaaccagcttctagtaGATATTAaggaatttggaaaccaaagtgcagtaaggaaaccagtcccctaggaaaaaggattcctctcaagggtctgatcttgctgaattcctacattcactttggattatagagtagaaccatagagtcggaagagactgcgtgaggcacccagtccaggcctctgccgtgcaggaaaagtgcaaagtacccctgacagatgagcatctagcctctgtttaaaggattccaaaggagcctccactacattttgaggcagagagttccactgctgaacaactcgtacagtcaggaagttcttaatgttcaggaggaatctactttcctgtaatttgaacccagtgctgtgagtaaccagaaagggaaaaacaagagtCAAGTGTCCATATTGcaattaaatgtacataacacgacatggaggagaaagcatataaatgtatcgaatgtggaaagagctttagtcagcatggaaagctgaagagacatcaaaggactcacactggggagaaaccctataactgcctggagtgtggacagagcttcactgagaatggacacttacaaagacatcaaaggactcacactggggagaaaccctataactgcctggagtgtggaaaaagctTTGCTCATAATTCAACCCTCCatgcacatcaaaggactcacactggggagaaaccctatatatgcctggagtgtggacagagattTCCTCAGAATGGAGGCTTACaaatacatcaaaggactcacagtggggagaaaccctttaaatgcctggagtgtggacagagcttttctgcTAGTTCaactctacgtaaacatcaaaggacacacactggggagaaaccctataactgcctggagtgtgaacagagctttGCTGATAGTTCAGCTCTACGTCAACATCAAagtactcacactggggagaaaccctatacatgccgggagtgtggacagagctttgctcatagttcaagtctacgttcacatcaaaggactcacacaggggagaaaccctatacatgcctggagtgtggacacagctttgctcatagttcaggtctacgttcacatcaaaggactcacacaggggagaaaccctatacatgcctggagtgtggacacagctttgctcatagttcaggtctacgcgaacatcaaaagactcacactggggagaaaccctataactgcaaggagtgtggacagagctttgctcatagttcaagtctacgtggacatcaaaggactcacactggggagaaaccctataaatgcctggagtgtggacagacctttgctcatagttcaagtctacgttcacatcaaagaactcacactggggagaaaccctatacatgcctggagtgtggacagagctttgctcagagttcaggtctacgttcacatcaaaggactcacacaggggagaaaccctatacatgcctggagtgtggacacagctttgctcatagttcaggtctacgtgaacatcaaaggactcacactggggagaaaccctataaatgcctggagtgtggacatacCTTCAGTCATAGTGGatatctacgtaaacatcaaaggactcacactggggagaaaccctatacatgcctggagtgtggacacagctttgctcatagttcaggtctacgtgaacatcaaaggactcacactggggggaaaccctataaatgcctggagtgtggacatacCTTCAGTCATAGTGGatatctacgtaaacatcaaaggactcacactggggagaaaccatagaaatgcatggagtgtggacagagtttttcacagaataagattatacatagacatcatagaattcaccctggagagaatggtgttaattgacaccagagtctcattctaacatgtacaaaagcaactcttgcaaattttggaaatgcaagctcaaagttgggacatttcatcacatgtggtgtattgtagaaagattgaactaaaactacagtgttccctcacttatcccgggggttaggttccagaaccacccgcaataagtgaaaatccgcaaagtagggatgctatatatttctacattattttagtagttatacactattttaagtctttatcaagaaATCATGTGTTGatcaatcgcctccttctcctcttgttgccgcttgggctccttttctctccctttggcttctccttcctcccttccttaggctgtacattgtaatttttttattatttatagtagtcttttagagttcattgaaaaactgcaaaacagcgaatccgcaaagagcgaagtagtgagagaactctgtatgttccattctggaagtaattatattatctaaatggagtagaataatgagagataaaaattaacagaatGAGGCCTTTAGGCATTTATCCCTGTCTGtttgttagttcagttgtgtgtctatgAAGGTAACTGTTTCGCGGGtctgtttgtttctgatttagttttgtatctcatgtagtagttagtttcatgtgtagttgaagcattatatacaatttctgccttttttgtaatgttgcttttaatctctcttttttattttattttttttttgccacaaagagggggatttataagggacaaaactgctgaaactgtcaacttgttttgttctgaacccaaaggtttcctgttctttggatgccgagtgttcagggaagagtgaggtctgTGAGATCAGTGAGTAGAAAATAAGACACAATTTAGATAATCGTTtgtgacacaacaacaacccttgtaGTAGTCAGTGGGATATTCTGTTTGCCTTCTTTAATGTCAAATAAGATATTGTGCTCAGATATAAAGATTTATAAAGGAAACACCACAATGGATATAAAACAATGGGAAGCGCGGGCAGCAGATTATGTGTGCTCACCACACCTCACACAGATAGGACCACGTGTGCTATAAACATGGAAGATGTGATACATTCACACAAGATACAGGAATGGGATGTGTTTGTGTTACTCCTGCTCAGCTAATGTTATGgtctgatggaaatataatagaaccCGATAAACAAACATTcggttgaaatgtaaatgtaacataacttttgttcaagatgatgaaactgggaatttggtGTAAGTGGTGGAGAATGGAGACAGTGAAATAGACTTGAAGTTTAAAAAGTTATCCATAACTATAAGATAAGGaattaattgggaaaaattaaatatactagTAAAAACAAATCAGCAGGTGAAGAAACATTTGGAGAGTTATGAGGAAAGAAGTAAGAAAGGTTTTGTTAGGATCCAAGAGGTTGGTGGAGAACGTCAGAGCGTGGCCGCAGAAGGAAGCAGCCCGACAGAACGTCACTGGTGTGATGAAATCAACGGATATTCACCCAAAGCGGCAGCAGCATGTTTACATCTATTGATGCACCCAATAGTAAGGTGAGGGCTACAAGGAGTGACTGAtcgattttctgtatttgaaaacaaattgcaATACTTAGAAACGCAATTCTGAACTGTGATGTATGTTGACTCTATTGAGAGGGTTGATGGGCCAAAGGGCCTgcatttctattctatttctattctatttctgattgcttttaattatgcaTTATTAAGGTGTCCGCTTCAACTTATTCTATTAAAGATGCAACCTGCCTTCTTCCAGAGGAGAGGCAAGTGTCCGTATGTCGCCACTATGTTTCTGGAACATCTTGTGGTCGGCCGATGTGGTTAATGTGGTTAAGCTACTTACTGGAACATAAGTGAACAACATGTTTTTCTACAAATGTTGTTCATGATAAAGGAAGTACGCTTGCAACACTCTGTACTGTTCCAAAGAAATGAGGAACATGAGGATATATTGAGCTTCATTTCCAATGTTCTTCACGGCGGTCACCTTTGATTTGTCCGTCCGTCTatactgcagtataataaaggtaCTTGTTTTAAACTCTACTGGGCTCAGATTGGATCCATAGCGCTTTGACAAAGTTCCCGGTATTTAAATCTGTGTGAGCGGTTCGCTTTTCCGCTACATATAACTATATTAAACTGATTATATACATAGAATTGACACTGAATCAGACATGTGATACAATAAAGTAGTATTGATGTATCCAGGGCGTGTGTGTAAGAAACgggagtgtgtttgtgtgggtgtttctgaagaaagaagaaacgggCCTCAAAAGAAAACGGAGTTCACGCAAAGCGTGACATGGGTCGGACTTGGGCGGTGAAGAGTgaggcttgtcagctccaacgggatgggaggaaggggctGCCGCAGAAAGGCCGGGGGAGATGGCCTGAGGAGACGGAGTGGCCGCTGGAAGGCCGGAGCTAGCCTCTTGCCCCCCGGGGCTGGTGTGACCCActtggatcgggggggggggggggggagctgcattcaagggagtgtgagatcctgccccctctcctccTTCGGAGCCTGCTTCTTCCCCCAAAATGCCTGCGAGttggtcctctctctctccttcctccaggcTGGTGCAGGCAGAAGCTACAGAGAGTAAGGGATTTAGAGCAAATTGtaaggcttgtcagctccaactgaGTTGGTGTGGGTTAGTCTTTGAAAGAGAGCCCAGGCACACAAGGGCTGAAGATCCCATACGGCTTTAATGTTCAGAATACAAGAGTCTGCTCCACTGCCCGTGTATATAGGCCTAGCTACAGTAtcatcaggagcctccggtggctcagtgtgttaaagcgctgagctgctgaacttgcagaccaaaaggtcccaggttcaaatccggggagcaaagtgagtgcccgctgttagctccagcttctgccaacctagcagttcgaaaacatgcaaatgtgagtactacctcaataggtaccgctccggcgggaaggtaatggcgttccattaagtcacgccggccacatgaccttggaggtgtctacggacaacgccggctctttggcttagaaatggagatgagcaccaacccccagagtcggacacgactggacttaacgtcaggggaaaccttgacctttaccgtaCCATCAATCACTCTAgagtccctttccccccacctcagggcaccttgggttttatggctggttcatgtgtcctatcctcccttttggcccatggcctTGTGCTCTCCGTcagtgctctgtgtccggagaggGCATGCGATGGGGATCATGGCATCAGATTCTGATGAGTTGACTTGGGTTCATTTGAGTCAAGTTGAGTTCACTTGACTTGAGTTGGGTTCCGTTGAGTTGTCCAAGATTTGAGTTGTATTAATTTGGGTTCTGATGAgttgagttgggttcagttgagttgtctTGGGTTCCATTGAGTTGAGTTGGATTCTGATGAGTTGGGTTCTGATAAGTTGTCCAAGGCTTGAATTGTATCCAGTTGGGTGTgaggcttgtcagctccaactgtgtggtgtgggttagtcttcttttAAACAATACGCCAAGACACACAAGGGCTGGAGATACCTACGGCATTATTGTTCGGAATATGAGTCTGCTCTACTGCCCGTATATATAGGCTTAGCTACAGTATCAAATCACCCTGGAGTCCTGGCACCTGGAGGTTGCCCATTCCCACCTTCCAGAGTCCCTTTTCCCCACCTCGgggcaattgagttttatggctggttcgtatgtcctgtcctcccttttggcccatggtcATGTGCTCTGTGCCAGCGCTttgtgtccggagatggcatgagatggggatcatgacaTGAAGCGAGGAACCAACAAGGCGTCTCTCACCTGGCAAGACGGAACGAGGGCCCAGTAAGGCGTATCCGAATAACAATGGACAATAACGTGTGCAAGTGGGACCCCATAAGTCCTACAGCCTGAGATGGAGAATGTTTTGAAACCATGCCATAAGAACGGAAGGAACAGCACGTTCCCCGAAAGAAGGACTAAACTTTAGGGCATCCAATGCAGGGGCCTCAAAGATTCAGCACACTTTCTGGACCTGTGACTACGGAGCGTCCACACCTGTCGGGAGAACCTGATCACCTCTTCTGGGCAGGGTCTGTGAGTGTGAGTATGGATGTATGCATGTGCGTGTGGGTGAGAGCTCTCTCTAGATGTGATTTTGATAGGATTCTGATgtgattatcaataaatgttacatgaaaagtgttaaaaccaaatttggtCTCTAAAAGCGCCTCACTGAtccctctgctgctgctcagtcgtttagtcgtctccgactctttgtgaccccatggaccagtccaggccagagctccctgtcggccgtcaccgcctccagttccttcaaggtcaagccagtcacttcaaggacaccgtccatccatctcgcccttggtcggcctctcttcctttttccttcctttttccccagcatcgtgatctattccaagctttcctgtctcctcatgatgtggccaaaatacttcagctttgcctctcatctccttccctgcagtgagcagccactcggcattatttcctgggggATGGACTGgtcggatcttcttgccaaggtccaaggcacgctcaggattttcctcacgattccctaaacactctgcatccatcaaaagaacaggaaccctttgggttcgtaacactggtattattattctattacagtagagtctcacttatccaacataaacgggccggcagaatgttggataagcgaatatgttggataataaggagggattgaggaaaagcctattaaacatcaaattaggttatgatttttaaaattaagcaccaaaacaacaaatttgatagaaaaagtagttcaacacgcagtaatgataggtagtaattactgtatttacaaatttagcaccaaaatatcacaatgtattgaaaacatttactacaaaaatgcgttggataatccagtacgttggataagtgagactactgtaatatgtttatattattgttatattactatattctattattgtattttattattatattatttattataggattattctatattatattctttatttttctattctattttaatattattatattgttctgttgtttcttcgttcggtcccttccaattcttggtgacctcctggaccagcccaggccagagctccctgtcggcccagGCCACCCGcacctccttcaaggtggagttagtttcttcaaggataccatccactcaccttgctcttggtcggcccctcttcccttttccttcccttttccttcccttttccccatcatcattctcttctccaaactttcctgtcttctcatgacgtggccaaagggcttcacctttgcctctcatctccttccctcccgTGAGCAGTCAGTCGGGCCTTCTTTCCTGGCGGATGGACTGGTCGGATCTTCTcgcggttcaaggcactctcaggactttcctccaacaccacagttcttccttcgctcagccttccttatggcccagctctctctcgcatccataggtcactactgggaataccattgccttagctacgtggaccttcgttgccagtgtgatgcctctacgtaaagggaaaggttttcccctgatgttaagtccggtcgtgtctgactctgggggttggtgctcatctccatttctaagccgaagagccaacgttcgtagacgcctccaaggtcctgtggtcactggcatgactgcatggagcaccaatgttACATTCCTGCCGgaacgatacctattgatctactcacatttgcatgtttccgaactgctaggttggcagaagctggggctggaaTGGTCACTACCctcacccaaacccctccagtcatcaaatctcggcatatcaggtctgtgtgccaagttgggcccagatccctccgtgtttgggttcacagtgcgctctggatggaggtgaactacaactcccccaaatcaaggtgaattccccccaaagacctcccgtattttttgctggtcatggggtttctgtgggCCAAGTCTGGCCCAATTCCATCATTGCTAGAGTTCAGAGTGCTGttagattgtgggtgaactatacatcccagtccctacaactcataGAAATTCTCCCCAGACGCCCCCCCCCTCTAGTATGTTCTGCTGCTGAccagttcctctgtttgctgtgcgccATAGAAAAGGATAGGACGTAGAAGGGAAttggcatggccccgcccactgcctctcccttaaccctttcctattctttcctgtggcacacagcaactggagATTGAGGTTTGGGGAGTCCTGACCCTGACTGAGAGGAGTCGTAGGGAGTGGAACGTATAGTTCTGCTGCAATCCAAGAGCCCTGTGAACGCCAACAACGAAGGGCCTgggactcacttggcacacagacccaacacggccaccTTGGCAtcccaggccgggctgtggtgcagccggttagtagccatctgcaataaatcacgactGACTGAGAGGTTGTGGGATCGAAGGCCGGGTCAGATTGAGTTCCCGACCATTAAGAGCCTGGCTCGCTGCTCAcgtaagcagcttgaaagacagttgcatctgtggagtagggcccaggctgtggcgcaggctggtgagcagccagctgcaacaaatcactctgaccaagaggtcatgagttcgaggccagctcggagcctgcgtttgtctttgttctatgtcaaggcattgaatgtttgccttctatgtgtaatgtgatcccttcggggtgagaagggcggaatataaatactgtaaataaatatataaataaataaataaattctaggtaccgctttaacatggctgttctgttgtgcttttgagtagacaagtctgTTATAACCTGGTCCATGTCTACACTGAAACTTGCCCTGCTCACTTTTGAGTTTGATTCCCGTTCAGATTCATCTTCCTT
Above is a window of Anolis carolinensis isolate JA03-04 unplaced genomic scaffold, rAnoCar3.1.pri scaffold_18, whole genome shotgun sequence DNA encoding:
- the LOC134294667 gene encoding zinc finger protein 135-like, encoding MEEKAYKCIECGKSFSQHGKLKRHQRTHTGEKPYNCLECGQSFTENGHLQRHQRTHTGEKPYNCLECGKSFAHNSTLHAHQRTHTGEKPYICLECGQRFPQNGGLQIHQRTHSGEKPFKCLECGQSFSASSTLRKHQRTHTGEKPYNCLECEQSFADSSALRQHQSTHTGEKPYTCRECGQSFAHSSSLRSHQRTHTGEKPYTCLECGHSFAHSSGLRSHQRTHTGEKPYTCLECGHSFAHSSGLREHQKTHTGEKPYNCKECGQSFAHSSSLRGHQRTHTGEKPYKCLECGQTFAHSSSLRSHQRTHTGEKPYTCLECGQSFAQSSGLRSHQRTHTGEKPYTCLECGHSFAHSSGLREHQRTHTGEKPYKCLECGHTFSHSGYLRKHQRTHTGEKPYTCLECGHSFAHSSGLREHQRTHTGGKPYKCLECGHTFSHSGYLRKHQRTHTGEKP